A window of Corvus hawaiiensis isolate bCorHaw1 chromosome 17, bCorHaw1.pri.cur, whole genome shotgun sequence contains these coding sequences:
- the LOC125334996 gene encoding BPI fold-containing family B member 4-like, with translation MMVLKLFGIIFFCGLLSPSQEVLSGLSCAVSPRAMQNVLSDAIIHNGLIHQHLQGLVVPNIMGEGGQLNSPTSITDLHLIKVQVPKLSVVLLPGIGVQLTIGAKLQLRGNCLVGLLSELIDILVEVNITANIKCTNFESGTFQVVTEDCLCILGVVKIKVLSGLLTLSVNELVLRQLTATLPALLCPVVDIVMNLVNIHLLSTLNAVIPVGTAGTIHYQLASIPYTSGKFLGLDLDGVVKQVGGSTIPHDSSPSTLPPLMDRLLLLVMRQSFLNAVLALLLQLPPQTFPCTPDVFSSASRLQEAVWTISPAGCSACRGTSPLSIKLTLRGNPLILLEENKASVKLSVLIQLFSNHLDGSILNFLLLKADLALNVRVSIVGGRLVLQLALGSTSLSLESSDVGISNISVLKPHCSSLLVEKFLPVINGALSIGIPLPKVLRIPLVNVDFRIKTGLMVFLV, from the exons ATGATGGTTTTGAAGCTTTTTGGAATCATCTTTTTCTGCGGCCTCCTCTCGCCCTCGCAGGAAGTCTTGTCTGGCCTGTCCTGTGCCGTCAGCCCGCGGGCGATGCAGAACG TTCTCTCAGATGCCATAATTCATAATGggctcatccaccagcacctgCAGGGTCTTGTGGTTCCCAACATCATGGGTGAAGGAGGTCAGCTGAACTCTCCCACCAGCATCACGGA CCTGCACCTCATCAAGGTCCAGGTGCCCAAGCTGTCggtggtgctgctgccagggatcGGGGTCCAGCTGACCATCGGGGCAAAACTGCAGCTCAGAGGCAACTG CTTGGTTGGCCTGCTCTCAGAACTCATTGATATCTTAGTGGAGGTGAACATTACTGCAAACATTAAATGCACGAATTTTGAATCTGGCACGTTCCAGGTTGTCACTGAAGACTGCCTCTGCATTCTTGGAGTTGTGAAGATCAAGGTCCTTTCTGG cttaCTCACCCTGTCAGTGAATGAGCTGGTGCTTCGCCAGCTGACAGCGACTCTGCCTGCTTTG ctctgtCCTGTCGTCGATATTGTGATGAACCTGGTGAACATTCATCTCCTGAGCACTCTCAATG CCGTGATCCCAGTTGGCACAGCAGGAACGATCCACTACCAGCTGGCCAGCATCCCCTACACCTCTGGCAAGTTCCTCGGGCTGGATTTAGAT GGTGTGGTGAAGCAGGTGGGAGGCAGCACCATTCCCCACGACTCATCCCCCTCCACTTTGCCTCCTCTGATGGACAGGCTCCTGCTCTTGGTGATGCGCCAGAGCTTCCTCAATGCAGTCCTggccctcctgctccagctgccaccACAGACCTTCCCCTGCACGCCAGATGTT TTCTCCAGTGCCAGCCGCCTGCAAGAAGCCGTGTGGACCATCTCTCCTGCTGGG TGCTCCGCCTGCCGTGGGACCAGTCCTCTGAGCATCAAACTGACGTTGAGAGGGAACCCACTCATCCtcttggaagaaaacaaagccagcGTCAAGCTTTCAGTCCTGATTCAGCTGTTCAGTAACCACTTAGATGGTTCCATCCTCAACTTCCTGCTGCTGAAGGCC GACCTTGCTCTGAACGTCCGCGTGTCGATTGTTGGGGgcaggctggtgctgcagctggcCCTGGGCAG cacTTCCCTCTCCTTGGAGTCTTCTGATGTTGGCATCAGTAAT ATCTCCGTCCTGAAGCCCCACTGCAGCAGTTTGCTTGTGGAAAAATTCCTGCCTGTGATCAATG GTGCCCTGAGCATCGGGATCCCGCTGCCAAAGGTGCTGCGCATTCCCTTAGTGAATGTGGATTTTCGGATAAAAACG ggcctgatggtgtttctggtGTGA